One part of the Novipirellula aureliae genome encodes these proteins:
- a CDS encoding transposase: MTLKPLYLPGNIKPAYRLRYGWTGWTSSGDFPAIPSGGLAELSDAWKRDAMRLLRHRIDGNQIQMLFSTKPSVSPAFVAQRGKGRLDHYFRTSPIPVVFSRKVAVRSIGENTNEQVLHYIARQVEKEPFVDPQFANRIAPFTKRFDDVDVNKPIEVKRGRYWYGLHLVLVTSERYRFKQLDAFERIFRWCHAIARKKEYRLGAISVMPDHLHLCLVGTIEQSPEAIALSFQNNLAYAFDQTRIWEPTYYVGTVGAYDMGAVRRVRTDSLTGQARGGLHDPKAT; this comes from the coding sequence ATGACACTCAAACCCCTCTACTTACCCGGCAACATCAAACCCGCCTATCGGCTTCGCTACGGATGGACCGGCTGGACATCGTCAGGCGATTTTCCCGCCATTCCCAGCGGTGGCCTCGCGGAACTTTCCGACGCTTGGAAACGCGACGCGATGCGACTGCTTCGTCATCGTATCGACGGAAATCAAATTCAGATGTTGTTCAGCACGAAACCGAGCGTCAGCCCAGCGTTCGTTGCACAGCGTGGCAAAGGGCGTCTCGATCACTATTTTCGCACCTCACCGATACCCGTTGTATTCTCTCGTAAAGTCGCCGTCCGATCGATCGGCGAAAATACGAACGAGCAAGTGCTTCACTACATCGCAAGGCAAGTCGAGAAGGAACCGTTCGTCGATCCTCAATTCGCTAATCGCATCGCGCCGTTTACAAAGCGTTTCGATGATGTGGATGTCAATAAGCCGATCGAAGTAAAGCGGGGACGCTATTGGTATGGATTGCATTTAGTTCTGGTCACTTCCGAGCGGTATCGGTTCAAGCAGCTTGATGCCTTCGAGCGAATCTTTCGCTGGTGTCATGCGATTGCGAGAAAGAAGGAGTACCGCTTGGGTGCCATTTCCGTGATGCCGGATCATTTACACCTTTGTTTGGTAGGCACGATCGAACAGAGTCCTGAAGCGATTGCATTGTCGTTTCAGAACAACTTGGCCTATGCGTTTGATCAAACGCGGATTTGGGAGCCAACGTACTATGTTGGAACGGTGGGTGCGTATGACATGGGTGCGGTGCGTAGGGTGAGGACTGATTCACTCACGGGACAAGCCCGTGGGGGTCTACACGATCCAAAGGCAACCTAG
- a CDS encoding choice-of-anchor Q domain-containing protein: MITMTFTSSLNSHHRRSVRHLGKRVLRSNHRRRLRLESLENRRLLASIIVNTLDDVVQADSQTSLREAITQANANPDADIISFASQLQGSRLELRDKVNSEFGNTMLTISSDITIVGPLEISRDTDDGDARLFFVESSGTLTLDTLTVSGGEAVGGKGGDADGGGGGGGGGFGGAIFNVGVLHIVDSTLTNNVARGGAGGRSGIDGLGGGGAAGGSIRRDAADSTTDTGATGVDGSGGGGNKTTGAGRPIGRFTVQFGDDGNATTAFGAGGGGGGFSQMTTFAPDTLAGGGSGGGGGFGGGGGGVGDSAGGENVVTQDAADGGFAGGEGRSAGGGGGAGLGGAIFNNFGTVSIRNSTLSANSAVGGMGGEGNARGTSFQGQSGSGFGGAVFNRSGNVTISQTTIVDNLARAGNFGDGGESQGGGVYHLQDSSGTASLSLTNTIVANSQFDRSDVVNDGGSVTGKANLIERHDGLPDDVIASSDDPKLGSLESNGGPTATHALLADSPAIDAGFDAQSTTPEHTYDLTSSLDDANNGSSLVSLGGAVTASGYQFGPNQGLTLSGANIDAATYSIEITFSLSEVDSYKKIIDFKNSELDSGLYVRANQLNFYGSSGSVASGGTIQPDVKQTLLFTRDHATKLVVGYLNGSEAIRFTDSSDLAVLSGPNKIVRFFEDDRGFNEASAGTAAQITLYNSVVGSGATVSAFDQRGESFARIVNNVIDIGAFESQIEVENTAPNVSFLGDLRVPINTPTKPIAFTLFDEQSSADKLTLNVVSSNETLVPSSAITLAGVAGNRTLIVNPAEAESGTSTITVTVTDPGGLTDQSQFVITVDPSNLSINFIYLDSGTGFDDPVLGQARRDALERAGRTFTSWFDHSGVIDIEVDPFTPNENTTVLASAGGYYPSTSNPGFGNPSPLEVELLTGVNNSRAVASMGVNFSNRNNFAFGDSINSNQQDFHATMLHELTHAFGFFGNIRSDGKSDLRGRDNVWGPYDQFVADSSGVAIIDPVTFLVDKPRWDAAKSNSLTFIGPHAMAANGGSPVPLYSPSVFNISDSVSHLDDDAAGISSRTHMMTSIAFKGLSAREFHPIERGIMLDLGYKLTGIADDSPTLSQVDAQSIAVNTATSSIPLTVFDAQTDVDDLTITATSSNTALVPNSAANLTLSGTGIGRAITVTPLPNQSGKATITMTVTDGDGLTDTQVFELNVAGVTGGLDLDFGDAPTAAQTGLAADYPVTIAQDGARHEISDLFLGSLIDAETDGIPDAQAGQGDIGGDDNDNTADEDGVFVLANIFTTSDTVITSSFEVIASAAGKVDAWIDFDQDGIWQESEHILDSVDVVAGSNVVSYQIPAGATAGSTGARFRLSTVGNLLPTGKADNGEVEDYMALVETANASILELTSVSSAAMTIESIGGEVIARQDQTFLFRGPLSAVGYLDYLGGDDDGTLILTASPSVFTNGIFLNADAGNDTLVLSGTSPILDVASLPANSIVGFEIIDLLAAASGKLILQESDVTGIPDAGKTLRVQMDRSDMLELSVDTTNNRDNRYAVTGTRVIDGKLAVQVKSDSASLEISGLNWTNPLNRFDVNNSGNVSAADALAIINALSDPVFSGADGTLIDPASVVDFSISKFLDPTGEGKLTANDALVIINFLSEVSSPPPAAEQIVTTLAQDIVLANHRSETKSTPEQPTPVDEAPQTVFTHAADDEVLARFNPRAIHSYVREVELAQADEDEFDLESTIAMLSTERRST; the protein is encoded by the coding sequence ATGATTACCATGACATTTACCTCCTCCCTCAACTCTCATCACCGGCGCTCCGTTCGCCATCTGGGTAAACGTGTACTTCGCAGCAATCACCGTCGGCGTCTCCGTCTCGAATCGCTCGAAAACCGTCGCCTACTCGCTTCGATCATCGTCAACACACTCGACGATGTTGTCCAAGCGGATTCGCAAACGAGTTTGCGCGAAGCGATCACCCAAGCCAATGCGAATCCTGATGCGGACATCATCTCTTTCGCTTCGCAGCTTCAAGGCTCCCGGTTGGAACTTCGGGATAAAGTAAACAGCGAATTCGGAAATACCATGCTGACCATTTCTTCCGATATCACCATCGTTGGTCCGCTGGAAATATCTCGAGATACCGATGACGGTGACGCGAGGTTGTTTTTCGTCGAGTCGTCAGGAACATTGACGCTCGACACGCTAACCGTATCCGGTGGAGAAGCGGTCGGCGGAAAAGGTGGTGACGCGGACGGTGGAGGTGGCGGTGGTGGTGGCGGATTTGGCGGCGCGATTTTTAATGTTGGCGTACTCCACATCGTCGATTCAACCTTAACCAACAACGTCGCTCGCGGCGGAGCGGGCGGACGTAGTGGTATCGATGGACTTGGCGGCGGCGGTGCCGCTGGCGGGTCCATCCGCCGCGATGCAGCCGATTCGACCACGGACACCGGAGCAACTGGTGTCGATGGATCGGGCGGCGGAGGAAACAAGACAACCGGCGCCGGTCGTCCGATCGGTCGATTCACGGTTCAATTTGGGGACGATGGAAACGCGACAACCGCATTTGGGGCGGGTGGCGGAGGCGGTGGTTTTAGCCAAATGACCACCTTCGCGCCCGACACGTTAGCTGGCGGCGGCAGCGGCGGTGGCGGCGGTTTTGGTGGCGGAGGTGGAGGCGTAGGAGATTCGGCGGGTGGCGAGAATGTGGTCACTCAGGATGCCGCCGACGGAGGCTTTGCTGGCGGAGAGGGACGCAGCGCCGGAGGTGGTGGCGGCGCTGGACTCGGTGGAGCCATTTTCAATAACTTTGGGACGGTCTCGATTCGCAACAGCACTCTCTCGGCAAACTCTGCCGTCGGCGGAATGGGGGGAGAGGGAAATGCTCGGGGAACGAGTTTTCAAGGTCAGTCAGGATCCGGATTCGGAGGAGCGGTCTTCAACCGAAGCGGCAACGTCACCATCTCGCAAACGACGATTGTCGACAACCTGGCTCGCGCGGGCAATTTCGGTGACGGTGGTGAATCACAAGGAGGCGGGGTCTATCACTTGCAGGACAGCTCCGGGACGGCAAGCCTGAGCCTGACCAACACGATCGTGGCGAATTCACAGTTCGATCGTTCGGATGTGGTCAACGACGGCGGCAGTGTTACTGGCAAGGCGAATTTAATCGAGCGACATGACGGCTTACCTGATGATGTGATCGCCAGTTCCGATGACCCAAAATTGGGATCGCTTGAAAGCAATGGTGGGCCTACCGCAACACACGCACTGCTTGCTGACAGCCCCGCTATCGATGCAGGGTTCGATGCCCAATCGACGACGCCGGAGCACACCTATGACTTAACCAGTTCACTTGATGATGCGAACAACGGCAGTTCCCTTGTTTCTCTCGGCGGCGCGGTCACCGCCAGTGGATACCAGTTCGGACCCAATCAAGGGTTGACCCTTTCGGGCGCGAACATTGATGCGGCGACTTACAGTATCGAAATCACTTTTTCGTTGAGTGAAGTGGATTCGTACAAAAAGATTATCGACTTCAAAAATAGCGAACTCGATTCGGGTCTTTATGTCAGAGCCAATCAGCTGAACTTTTATGGTTCCTCCGGATCGGTCGCTTCCGGTGGCACAATCCAGCCGGATGTTAAGCAAACGCTTCTGTTCACTCGTGATCATGCGACAAAATTGGTCGTCGGTTATCTGAATGGTAGTGAAGCGATTCGCTTTACCGATTCATCCGATCTTGCCGTCTTGTCGGGACCAAACAAAATAGTACGGTTCTTCGAAGATGATCGCGGGTTCAACGAAGCATCGGCTGGAACGGCTGCCCAGATCACGCTCTACAACTCGGTGGTTGGTAGTGGTGCAACCGTGTCCGCCTTCGACCAACGTGGCGAATCGTTTGCTCGGATCGTCAACAATGTCATCGATATCGGTGCCTTTGAATCCCAAATCGAAGTCGAAAACACCGCTCCGAATGTTTCCTTTCTGGGCGACCTGCGCGTTCCCATCAATACGCCCACGAAGCCGATCGCATTTACTCTGTTTGACGAGCAATCGTCCGCGGACAAGCTCACCCTTAACGTCGTTTCTTCCAACGAAACGTTGGTCCCCAGTTCCGCCATCACGCTCGCGGGCGTTGCCGGTAACCGCACCCTGATCGTGAATCCGGCCGAGGCTGAATCGGGAACCAGTACGATCACTGTCACGGTGACCGATCCAGGCGGGTTGACCGATCAATCGCAGTTTGTGATCACGGTTGATCCATCGAACTTGAGTATCAACTTTATCTATCTCGATAGCGGCACCGGGTTTGACGATCCTGTGTTGGGCCAGGCAAGACGCGATGCACTCGAGCGTGCAGGCAGGACATTCACAAGCTGGTTTGACCACAGTGGCGTAATCGACATTGAAGTCGATCCGTTCACTCCAAATGAAAACACCACCGTCCTGGCGAGTGCTGGCGGCTATTATCCGAGCACAAGTAACCCCGGCTTTGGCAACCCATCGCCACTCGAGGTTGAATTGCTTACCGGCGTGAACAACTCGCGTGCGGTTGCCTCAATGGGTGTTAACTTTAGCAACCGCAATAATTTCGCGTTTGGCGATTCGATCAATAGCAACCAACAAGACTTCCACGCGACGATGCTGCATGAGCTAACGCACGCTTTCGGCTTCTTTGGCAATATTCGCTCCGATGGAAAATCGGACTTGCGCGGGCGAGACAATGTTTGGGGACCGTACGACCAATTTGTCGCCGACAGTAGCGGCGTAGCGATCATTGATCCGGTCACATTCCTGGTGGACAAACCTCGCTGGGACGCGGCAAAGTCCAACTCGCTAACCTTTATCGGTCCCCATGCGATGGCAGCCAATGGCGGATCGCCCGTGCCATTGTATTCCCCTTCCGTTTTCAATATCAGCGACAGTGTTTCGCATCTCGATGACGATGCGGCCGGAATCAGTAGCCGGACTCATATGATGACATCGATTGCCTTCAAGGGATTAAGCGCGCGTGAATTTCATCCGATCGAGCGTGGCATCATGTTGGACCTGGGTTATAAGTTGACCGGCATCGCTGACGATTCGCCTACGCTTTCGCAAGTGGACGCGCAAAGCATCGCGGTCAATACGGCGACGTCGTCGATTCCGCTAACCGTCTTCGATGCGCAAACCGATGTCGATGATTTGACGATCACTGCGACGTCTTCCAATACCGCACTGGTTCCGAACTCCGCTGCCAACCTCACCCTCTCGGGCACCGGTATCGGTCGCGCGATCACCGTCACTCCCCTGCCAAATCAATCCGGAAAAGCCACGATCACGATGACCGTGACCGATGGCGATGGACTGACTGACACACAAGTCTTCGAACTCAATGTCGCTGGTGTCACGGGTGGTCTCGATCTCGATTTCGGCGATGCCCCCACAGCCGCCCAGACAGGCTTGGCCGCAGATTACCCTGTCACGATTGCCCAAGATGGTGCCCGCCATGAAATCAGCGACTTGTTTCTAGGCTCGCTAATCGACGCCGAAACGGACGGCATCCCTGACGCTCAAGCCGGACAAGGCGACATCGGTGGCGATGACAACGACAATACCGCCGACGAGGACGGTGTGTTTGTGCTGGCCAATATCTTCACGACATCGGATACCGTGATCACATCCAGCTTTGAAGTGATCGCGTCGGCCGCAGGGAAAGTGGATGCTTGGATCGATTTTGACCAAGACGGAATTTGGCAAGAGAGCGAACACATTCTCGATAGCGTTGATGTGGTCGCCGGGAGCAATGTGGTCAGTTATCAAATTCCCGCCGGTGCAACAGCGGGTAGCACGGGGGCGAGATTTCGCCTTAGCACCGTTGGCAATCTGCTGCCGACCGGCAAAGCCGACAACGGCGAAGTCGAAGATTACATGGCGTTAGTCGAAACCGCAAACGCCAGCATCTTAGAGCTAACATCCGTCTCTTCGGCAGCGATGACCATTGAATCGATCGGCGGTGAAGTGATCGCTCGCCAGGACCAAACGTTTCTGTTTCGCGGGCCGCTATCCGCGGTTGGATACCTAGACTATCTAGGCGGTGACGATGACGGCACGTTGATCCTGACCGCGTCGCCCAGCGTCTTTACAAACGGAATCTTCTTAAACGCAGACGCGGGCAACGACACGTTAGTTTTGTCGGGAACAAGCCCCATCCTGGATGTGGCCAGCTTGCCAGCCAACTCAATCGTGGGATTCGAAATCATCGATCTGTTGGCCGCGGCCTCTGGTAAGCTCATCCTTCAAGAAAGCGATGTCACGGGAATCCCCGATGCAGGTAAGACACTGCGGGTCCAGATGGACCGAAGTGATATGCTCGAGCTATCAGTTGACACCACCAACAACCGCGACAACCGGTATGCGGTCACGGGCACTCGAGTCATTGATGGCAAATTGGCCGTCCAAGTCAAATCCGACTCCGCCAGCTTAGAGATATCAGGACTCAACTGGACCAACCCGCTGAACCGTTTCGATGTGAACAATTCTGGTAACGTCTCCGCAGCGGATGCGTTGGCGATTATCAACGCGCTGAGCGACCCCGTGTTTTCGGGGGCGGACGGGACGTTGATCGATCCCGCCAGTGTAGTCGATTTCTCGATTTCGAAATTTCTGGATCCAACGGGAGAAGGCAAGCTAACGGCGAATGACGCATTGGTAATCATCAACTTCCTCAGCGAAGTATCCTCCCCGCCCCCAGCCGCCGAGCAGATCGTGACGACACTTGCACAAGACATTGTCCTCGCAAACCACCGATCAGAGACGAAGTCTA